One stretch of Malus domestica chromosome 14, GDT2T_hap1 DNA includes these proteins:
- the LOC103454264 gene encoding transcription termination factor MTEF18, mitochondrial-like: MFPFYSAESWHLSFRRNYYAGNLIKLMMTHMHKLRTASILKWVSSNFDKNHFRSTRTPIHPIGYFPIVQNPRFYTTKRDSVTQSCEKGDTTSTAIANGKSDAQISRAIRKEAENALFDYLYFTRYLQFADAENMSKNSPHFLRKLVKCAGNEKGYGGSIARFLRYHPINEFEPFLESLGLKPSEYSPLLPRNLMFLIDDGLLLHNYAVLCNYGVARNKIGKIYREATEIFQYRVGVLRSKLEAYEELGLSQSDLIKLVVASPNLLSGVVNAMLFKVLEKLKSVGFETSWIIGNLSEENSYNWSRLLEALSFLSKMVCSDKQLGELIGQHPHILFEGSGEKMFSVIGFLLKFGSTKSQLCSIFLQFPQIPVVKFVSNLRQCILFLNEIDMKVAEIGKLIRFHPLLLGSCALKKTNTLLLHLKVGKKSLCRYIQENPQELKNWVLGKRLRPLENRRSITEKTMFLLDIGFVENSNKMKVAQKAFQGNAWEFQERFDCIVEAGLDREAVCKMIKAYPLILSQSKAVIEMKIDFLVNHLRYPLSTVLTFPRFLTYGIKRVKRRVFMYNWLKDQGTADPRYALSTVVSCSDACFIRKYVNCHPNGPEVWEDLKNKIHLEQ, translated from the coding sequence ATGTTTCCATTTTATTCGGCAGAATCTTGGCATTTGAGCTTCCGTAGAAATTACTATGCTGGGAATCTCATCAAATTGATGATGACCCATATGCACAAACTCAGAACAGCATCTATTCTCAAATGGGTTTCTTCAAATTTTGATAAAAACCACTTTAGATCGACAAGAACCCCAATTCACCCAATTGGGTATTTCCCCATTGTCCAAAACCCTAGGTTTTACACAACTAAAAGGGATTCTGTGACtcaaagttgtgaaaaaggggATACTACTTCGACTGCCATTGCTAATGGCAAAAGTGATGCTCAAATTTCTCGTGCTATTAGAAAAGAAGCGGAAAATGCATTGTTCGATTATTTGTATTTTACTAGATACTTACAGTTTGCAGATGCAGAGAACATGAGTAAAAACTCCCCACATTTTCTCAGGAAGCTTGTAAAATGTGCTGGTAATGAAAAGGGATATGGGGGTTCAATTGCTCGTTTCTTGCGTTACCACCCTATTAATGAATTCGAACCTTTCCTTGAGAGCTTGGGGTTGAAACCTTCCGAGTATAGTCCTCTTCTTCCTCGCAATTTGATGTTCTTGATCGACGATGGTTTGTTGCTTCATAATTATGCTGTTTTGTGTAATTATGGGGTTGCTCGTAATAAGATAGGAAAGATTTATAGGGAAGCTACTGAAATCTTTCAATACCGTGTTGGGGTGTTACGATCAAAGCTTGAAGCTTATGAAGAACTAGGTCTCAGCCAGTCTGATTTGATTAAGCTTGTTGTTGCTAGTCCTAATCTTTTAAGTGGGGTCGTCAATGCCATGTTGTTCAAGGTGTTGGAAAAACTGAAGTCTGTTGGATTTGAAACCAGTTGGATTATAGGGAACTTATCGGAAGAAAATTCTTATAATTGGAGCCGGTTGCTTGAAGCTCTAAGTTTTCTGAGTAAGATGGTTTGCAGCGACAAACAGTTGGGTGAATTAATTGGCCAACACCCACATATTTTATTTGAGGGCTCAGGGGAAAAGATGTTTTCAGTTATTGGGTTCTTACTGAAATTTGGATCCACAAAAAGCCAGCTATGCTCAATATTTCTGCAATTTCCACAGATTCCAGTTGTGAAATTTGTTTCAAATTTGAGACAATGCATTTTGTTCCTGAATGAGATTGACATGAAGGTTGCAGAGATTGGAAAGTTGATTCGTTTTCACCCCTTGCTACTGGGTTCATGTGCTTTGAAGAAAACTAACACCTTACTTCTTCACTTGAAAGTTGGAAAGAAGAGCCTGTGTAGATACATACAGGAGAACCCTCAAGAATTGAAGAATTGGGTTTTAGGTAAAAGACTTAGGCCATTAGAGAACCGTAGATCAATAACAGAGAAGACTATGTTCTTGTTAGACATAGGATTTGTAGAGAACTCAAACAAAATGAAAGTAGCGCAAAAGGCATTTCAAGGCAATGCATGGGAGTTTCAGGAAAGATTTGATTGTATTGTGGAAGCTGGTTTGGATCGCGAGGCTGTCTGCAAAATGATTAAAGCATACCCTCTAATTCTTAGCCAGTCAAAGGCTGTTATTGAAATGAAGATTGATTTTCTTGTAAATCATTTGCGTTATCCGTTATCAACTGTGCTGACCTTCCCAAGATTTCTTACATATGGAATTAAAAGGGTCAAGCGTAGGGTGTTTATGTACAATTGGCTCAAAGATCAAGGAACGGCAGATCCTAGGTATGCTTTGAGCACTGTTGTTTCATGTTCAGATGCATGTTTTATAAGGAAGTATGTAAATTGCCATCCTAATGGTCCTGAAGTGTGGGAGGATTTGAAGAATAAAATTCATTTGGAGCAATAA